The Felis catus isolate Fca126 chromosome X, F.catus_Fca126_mat1.0, whole genome shotgun sequence genome includes a region encoding these proteins:
- the BEX4 gene encoding LOW QUALITY PROTEIN: protein BEX4 (The sequence of the model RefSeq protein was modified relative to this genomic sequence to represent the inferred CDS: substituted 1 base at 1 genomic stop codon): MASKEKQAVKNLNIENAQQENEREQGPVQNGEESLNSRGSESQKPGGNVSLGPMRXLVPNFQWNIPNRHIDHNQEGDGVEKFIQQMMEIKRKTKEQQMRHHKCFQTPEPDNHDFCLIP; the protein is encoded by the coding sequence ATGGCATCCAAAGAGAAACAAGCGGTGAAAAATCTCAACATAGAAAATGCCCAgcaggaaaatgaaagagaacaggGCCCTGTGCAGAATGGAGAGGAATCACTCAATTCGAGAGGGAGTGAAAGCCAGAAGCCTGGAGGAAATGTTAGCCTGGGGCCAATGAGATGACTTGTCCCTAATTTTCAGTGGAACATACCTAACAGGCATATTGATCACAATCAAGAGGGAGATGGTGTAGAAAAGTTCATACAGCAGATGATGGAAATCAAGAGAAAGACTAAGGAGCAGCAAATGAGGCATCATAAGTGCTTCCAAACTCCTGAACCTGATAATCATGACTTTTGCCTTATACCTTGA